In one Curtobacterium citreum genomic region, the following are encoded:
- a CDS encoding TetR family transcriptional regulator C-terminal domain-containing protein, with protein sequence MLPVAPADAAARLRVEVVGAMIRVLRVRALHEVAFEHVATESGHPIDIVTEVFPTWDGLLLATIDQWNEQRTLPLMPIAERSGTVVFLRAIVGANVADPSLMRFLTSTLNIAATPHHPLAPMLYVRWRRFHAFVQQALQHDVEVGREPDTMEPARGAEQLLATYEGLQLQSMVRPEMDLLESFDRAVTRLREGWSRAYVPPVWDLDALETV encoded by the coding sequence ATGCTCCCCGTCGCCCCCGCCGATGCTGCCGCGCGCCTCCGAGTCGAGGTGGTCGGGGCGATGATCCGCGTGCTCCGCGTCCGCGCCCTGCACGAGGTCGCGTTCGAGCACGTCGCGACGGAGTCCGGTCACCCGATCGACATCGTGACCGAGGTGTTCCCCACGTGGGACGGGCTCCTGCTCGCGACGATCGACCAGTGGAACGAGCAGCGGACCCTGCCGCTCATGCCGATCGCGGAGCGCAGCGGCACCGTCGTGTTCCTGCGCGCGATCGTCGGAGCGAACGTGGCCGATCCGTCGCTCATGCGCTTCCTGACGTCCACGCTCAACATCGCCGCGACGCCGCACCACCCGCTCGCACCGATGCTGTACGTGCGGTGGCGGCGCTTCCACGCGTTCGTGCAGCAGGCGCTGCAGCACGACGTCGAGGTCGGGCGCGAGCCGGACACCATGGAGCCGGCGCGGGGCGCCGAGCAGCTGCTCGCGACCTACGAGGGACTGCAGCTGCAGTCGATGGTCCGGCCGGAGATGGACCTGCTCGAGTCGTTCGACCGGGCGGTCACCCGGCTGCGCGAGGGGTGGTCACGCGCGTACGTGCCGCCGGTGTGGGACCTGGACGCGCTCGAGACGGTCTGA
- a CDS encoding GntR family transcriptional regulator, which translates to MTNEGQLPSDLFLDLDRSGPMPLYFQVASRIEETIRSGVLPPGARLENEIALGERLGLSRPTIRRAIQDLVDKGLLVRRRGIGTQVVHGPVTRKVELTSLYDDLAQGSQVPTTKLLERNDVPASDVVAEALGVAPGTVVAHIRRVRFAEDVPMAVLENYLPPEFTDITDTDLQAHGLYQLLRGRGVTMRVAKQRIGARAATGDEADLLEIEDGDPVLTMSRTAYDASGRAVEYGVHCYRPDRYSFEVTLVDK; encoded by the coding sequence ATGACCAACGAGGGCCAGCTGCCGTCCGACCTGTTCCTGGACCTGGACCGGTCGGGTCCGATGCCCCTGTACTTCCAGGTCGCCTCGCGCATCGAGGAGACGATCCGCTCGGGTGTCCTGCCCCCCGGTGCTCGGCTCGAGAACGAGATCGCCCTCGGGGAACGCCTGGGCCTGTCGCGGCCGACGATCCGCAGGGCGATCCAGGACCTCGTCGACAAGGGGCTGCTCGTGCGTCGGCGCGGCATCGGCACGCAGGTCGTGCACGGCCCGGTCACGCGCAAGGTCGAGCTGACGAGCCTGTACGACGACCTGGCGCAGGGGTCGCAGGTGCCGACGACGAAGCTGCTGGAACGGAACGACGTGCCGGCCTCGGACGTCGTGGCCGAGGCGCTCGGCGTCGCCCCCGGCACGGTCGTCGCCCACATCCGCCGGGTGCGGTTCGCCGAGGACGTGCCGATGGCGGTGCTCGAGAACTACCTGCCGCCGGAGTTCACCGACATCACCGACACCGACCTGCAGGCGCACGGCCTGTACCAGCTGCTGCGCGGCCGGGGCGTGACGATGCGGGTCGCGAAGCAGCGGATCGGTGCCCGTGCGGCGACCGGCGACGAGGCCGACCTGCTCGAGATCGAGGACGGCGACCCGGTGCTCACGATGAGCCGGACGGCGTACGACGCGTCGGGCCGGGCGGTGGAGTACGGCGTGCACTGCTACCGCCCGGACCGCTACTCGTTCGAGGTCACCCTCGTCGACAAGTAG
- the ychF gene encoding redox-regulated ATPase YchF, producing the protein MALTIGIVGLPNVGKSTLFNALTKNQVLAANYPFATIEPNVGVVNLPDPRLDQLATLFGSEKTVPAPVSFVDIAGIVKGASEGEGLGNKFLANIREADAIAQVVRGFTDDDVVHVANKVSPKDDLEVINTELILADLETIEKALPRYEKIVKLKQAEPIVLETARAAKEILEQGTLLSAATIDLAPIAELGLLSAKPFIFVFNVDEAILTDESRKAELAALVAPAQAVFLDAQVESELIDLDPADAAELLESTGQTESGLDQLARIGFDTLGLQTYLTAGPKESRAWTIGKGWKAPQAAGVIHTDFEKGFIKAEVISFEDLMATGSIAEARAAGKARIEGKDYVMQDGDVVEFRFNN; encoded by the coding sequence GTGGCTCTCACCATCGGAATCGTCGGTCTCCCGAACGTCGGCAAGTCGACCCTGTTCAACGCCCTGACCAAGAACCAGGTCCTCGCCGCGAACTACCCCTTCGCGACGATCGAACCGAACGTCGGCGTGGTGAACCTGCCCGACCCGCGGCTCGACCAGCTCGCGACGCTCTTCGGGTCCGAGAAGACCGTGCCCGCGCCGGTGTCGTTCGTCGACATCGCCGGCATCGTCAAGGGCGCCAGCGAGGGGGAGGGGCTCGGCAACAAGTTCCTCGCGAACATCCGCGAGGCCGACGCCATCGCGCAGGTCGTCCGCGGCTTCACCGACGACGACGTCGTGCACGTGGCGAACAAGGTCTCGCCGAAGGACGACCTCGAGGTCATCAACACCGAGCTGATCCTCGCCGACCTCGAGACCATCGAGAAGGCGCTGCCCCGGTACGAGAAGATCGTCAAGCTCAAGCAGGCCGAGCCGATCGTGCTCGAGACCGCGCGCGCCGCGAAGGAGATCCTCGAGCAGGGCACGCTGCTGTCCGCCGCGACGATCGACCTCGCGCCGATCGCCGAACTCGGGCTGCTCTCGGCCAAGCCGTTCATCTTCGTCTTCAACGTCGACGAGGCGATCCTGACCGACGAGTCCCGCAAGGCCGAGCTCGCCGCGCTCGTCGCCCCCGCGCAGGCCGTGTTCCTCGACGCCCAGGTCGAGTCGGAGCTGATCGACCTCGACCCCGCCGACGCCGCCGAGCTGCTGGAGTCCACCGGGCAGACCGAGTCCGGGCTCGACCAGCTCGCGCGCATCGGCTTCGACACCCTCGGGCTGCAGACCTACCTGACGGCCGGGCCGAAGGAGTCGCGGGCGTGGACGATCGGCAAGGGGTGGAAGGCGCCCCAGGCTGCCGGCGTGATCCACACCGACTTCGAGAAGGGCTTCATCAAGGCCGAGGTCATCTCGTTCGAGGACCTCATGGCGACCGGCTCGATCGCCGAGGCGCGCGCTGCCGGCAAGGCCCGGATCGAGGGCAAGGACTACGTCATGCAGGACGGCGACGTGGTGGAGTTCCGCTTCAACAACTGA
- a CDS encoding cohesin domain-containing protein — protein sequence MQHRTLRCPRATVVSATIAAAGAIGLSLLVAAPASAAPTASTVRVAAPTAATVGQPFDLDVTIPAATDVYAYEITLDADPDAVSLVDDSVTGPDGGFDRADQDADAIMIVHTRLGTSPALNGDLDAEVSLTPEAAGETTLTVTRLVLVGSDGSTTTLADPASATVAVAGPSPSTPPTSGPTAGADPTGTPTSEPSGSATTPAGVTPVGTDGGRPTGGALAWTGADVLPWAAASLALLGLGAALFTVRARRARREREGAAA from the coding sequence ATGCAGCACCGAACCCTCCGGTGTCCCCGCGCCACGGTCGTCTCCGCGACGATCGCCGCTGCCGGGGCCATCGGCCTCAGCCTCCTCGTCGCCGCACCGGCGTCGGCGGCTCCGACCGCGTCCACCGTCCGCGTCGCGGCTCCGACGGCCGCGACCGTCGGCCAGCCGTTCGACCTCGACGTCACGATCCCGGCCGCCACGGACGTCTACGCGTACGAGATCACCCTCGACGCCGACCCCGACGCGGTGTCGCTCGTCGACGACAGCGTCACCGGCCCGGACGGCGGCTTCGACCGCGCCGACCAGGACGCCGACGCGATCATGATCGTGCACACGCGGCTCGGCACCTCGCCGGCGCTGAACGGTGACCTCGACGCCGAGGTGTCCCTCACGCCCGAGGCCGCCGGCGAGACGACCCTCACGGTCACGCGCCTCGTGCTCGTCGGCTCGGACGGGTCGACCACGACCCTCGCCGACCCGGCCTCCGCCACGGTCGCCGTCGCCGGACCCTCGCCCAGCACGCCCCCGACGAGCGGCCCGACCGCCGGTGCCGACCCCACCGGCACCCCGACCAGCGAGCCGTCCGGCAGCGCCACGACGCCTGCCGGGGTCACGCCCGTCGGTACCGACGGCGGCCGACCGACCGGCGGCGCGCTGGCCTGGACCGGCGCCGACGTCCTGCCGTGGGCGGCCGCGTCGCTGGCACTCCTCGGCCTCGGTGCCGCCCTGTTCACCGTGCGCGCCCGTCGTGCACGCCGCGAGCGCGAGGGAGCCGCCGCATGA
- a CDS encoding amidase family protein, with protein sequence MTTTDSKQAATTDSKRAATVGSKQAARTSRTRTAASGVALIALVGTALAAAPALTATAAPTVDASPAAMLAPYYTQLDLTGDDQVTRDDVALLTAHLGATSSTDPDWSTVAAADTDQDGTITVADVAALSQRMIYDDGPFQLVEASTIDMQAAMNAGVTTSAAITQEYLDRIAAYDRTKVDPASIGRPLNSIITTNAAALTAAKAADAERAAHGMTSMLLGVPIAVKDNYDTKDMPTTGGCGCWDGNQTTTDATMVAGLRDAGAVILAKASLDEFAYGFVSEFSAGQPAGSSLLVASPYVTAQSAGGSSGGTGAAIAANLAGIGFGTDTGGSIRIPSTYNQLVGIRPTVGLTSRDGIIPLALSQDTGGPIARSVTDAAVALDAVTGVDAADPATSAQVGKVPTSYTASLDPTALQGARIGYVTSMVGTNATTKRLFDQSVAELQAAGATVVPITATTGFNRVLSEGSGSTNEFGHDLDEYVAKHLDPDVSARSLQGILDSGRYVPSRKATYESRNAVTDAQYQAWAGPSGSHTTQLATGKQLVTQMLQDQDLDALVYPSGTPYGTQSTNMRLSPNTGMPAITVPMGQATAADGTVTGGGVNLEFLGRSFDEATVIGLGYAFEQATHARTTPALYGPVG encoded by the coding sequence ATGACCACCACCGACAGCAAGCAGGCAGCCACCACCGACAGCAAGCGGGCAGCCACCGTCGGCAGCAAGCAGGCAGCACGGACCTCCCGGACGCGCACCGCCGCGTCCGGCGTCGCCCTGATCGCCCTCGTCGGCACGGCGCTCGCCGCCGCGCCCGCCCTCACCGCCACCGCCGCGCCGACGGTCGATGCGAGCCCCGCCGCGATGCTCGCGCCGTACTACACGCAGCTCGACCTGACCGGCGACGACCAGGTCACCCGTGACGACGTGGCACTCCTCACCGCCCACCTCGGTGCGACGAGCAGCACCGACCCCGACTGGTCGACGGTCGCGGCGGCGGACACCGACCAGGACGGCACGATCACCGTCGCCGACGTCGCCGCGCTCTCGCAGCGGATGATCTACGACGACGGCCCGTTCCAGCTCGTCGAGGCGTCGACGATCGACATGCAGGCCGCGATGAACGCCGGGGTCACCACCTCGGCCGCCATCACGCAGGAGTACCTCGACCGGATCGCCGCCTACGACCGCACCAAGGTCGACCCGGCGTCGATCGGCCGCCCGCTCAACTCGATCATCACGACGAACGCCGCCGCGCTGACCGCCGCGAAGGCCGCCGACGCCGAGCGTGCCGCGCACGGCATGACGAGCATGCTCCTCGGGGTCCCGATCGCCGTGAAGGACAACTACGACACCAAGGACATGCCGACCACCGGTGGCTGCGGCTGCTGGGACGGCAACCAGACCACCACCGACGCGACCATGGTCGCCGGGCTCCGGGACGCCGGCGCGGTGATCCTCGCGAAGGCCAGCCTGGACGAGTTCGCCTACGGCTTCGTGTCGGAGTTCTCGGCCGGCCAGCCGGCTGGCTCCTCGCTCCTCGTCGCGAGCCCGTACGTCACCGCGCAGAGCGCCGGTGGCTCGAGCGGCGGCACCGGCGCGGCGATCGCGGCGAACCTCGCCGGCATCGGGTTCGGCACCGACACCGGCGGATCGATCCGCATCCCATCGACCTACAACCAGCTGGTCGGCATCCGCCCGACCGTCGGCCTGACCAGCCGCGACGGGATCATCCCGCTCGCGCTGTCGCAGGACACCGGCGGGCCGATCGCCCGCTCCGTGACCGACGCCGCGGTGGCCCTCGACGCCGTCACGGGCGTGGACGCCGCCGACCCGGCGACGAGCGCGCAGGTCGGCAAGGTGCCCACGTCGTACACCGCGTCGCTCGACCCGACCGCGCTGCAGGGCGCCCGGATCGGCTACGTCACGAGCATGGTCGGCACGAACGCGACGACGAAGCGACTCTTCGACCAGTCGGTCGCCGAGCTGCAGGCCGCCGGCGCGACCGTCGTCCCGATCACCGCGACGACGGGCTTCAACCGCGTACTCTCCGAGGGGAGCGGCAGCACGAACGAGTTCGGGCACGACCTGGACGAGTACGTGGCGAAGCACCTCGACCCCGACGTGAGTGCGCGGTCGCTGCAGGGCATCCTCGACTCCGGCAGGTACGTCCCGAGCCGGAAGGCGACCTACGAGTCGCGGAACGCGGTCACCGACGCGCAGTACCAGGCGTGGGCGGGTCCGAGCGGTTCGCACACGACGCAGCTCGCGACCGGCAAGCAGCTCGTCACGCAGATGCTGCAGGACCAGGACCTCGACGCCCTCGTGTACCCGTCCGGGACGCCGTACGGCACCCAGTCGACGAACATGCGGCTCAGCCCGAACACCGGCATGCCGGCGATCACCGTTCCGATGGGCCAGGCCACGGCAGCGGACGGCACCGTCACCGGCGGCGGCGTGAACCTCGAGTTCCTCGGCCGTTCGTTCGACGAGGCCACGGTCATCGGACTCGGCTACGCCTTCGAGCAGGCGACGCACGCGCGCACCACACCGGCCCTCTACGGGCCGGTCGGCTGA
- a CDS encoding isocitrate lyase/PEP mutase family protein, whose translation MSTSTADKATTLKQLHEAPEILRVVNVWDAISAKVVSDLPETKAIATAGHSIAASHGYDDGGMPLDVALAGAATIRSATDLPVTADLDDGYEDPAETIRRAIGAGIVGANVEDRLRPFDEAVARVAAITAAAQAEGIDFQLNARTDAIARGGDRPIDESIEDAIARGKAFLDNGAALVFVPGAIQRDVVERLVAGLGRGKLSVIGLPGALPAAEYQELGVARISYGPLTQRVALRALRDLATDLYGGGVVPEDTPVLN comes from the coding sequence ATGAGCACGAGCACCGCCGACAAGGCGACCACCCTCAAGCAGCTGCACGAAGCCCCCGAGATCCTCCGCGTCGTGAACGTCTGGGACGCCATCAGCGCCAAGGTCGTCAGCGACCTGCCGGAGACGAAGGCGATCGCGACCGCCGGGCACTCGATCGCCGCGAGCCACGGCTACGACGACGGCGGGATGCCCCTCGACGTCGCCCTCGCCGGCGCCGCGACGATCAGGAGCGCGACCGACCTGCCGGTGACCGCAGACCTCGACGACGGCTACGAGGACCCGGCCGAGACGATCCGGCGGGCAATCGGCGCGGGCATCGTCGGCGCGAACGTCGAGGACCGGCTCCGCCCCTTCGACGAGGCCGTGGCCCGCGTCGCCGCGATCACCGCCGCCGCCCAGGCCGAGGGCATCGACTTCCAGCTCAACGCCCGCACGGACGCGATCGCCCGCGGTGGAGACCGCCCGATCGACGAGAGCATCGAGGACGCGATCGCCCGCGGCAAGGCCTTCCTGGACAACGGCGCGGCGCTCGTGTTCGTCCCCGGCGCGATCCAGCGCGACGTGGTCGAGCGACTCGTCGCGGGCCTCGGACGCGGCAAGCTCTCGGTCATCGGCCTGCCGGGCGCCCTGCCCGCCGCCGAGTACCAGGAACTCGGCGTCGCACGCATCTCCTACGGCCCGCTCACGCAGCGCGTCGCGCTGCGCGCGCTCCGCGACCTGGCGACCGACCTCTACGGCGGCGGCGTGGTCCCCGAGGACACCCCCGTCCTCAACTGA
- a CDS encoding tautomerase family protein produces MPLVRIDLATGRTPEQVRAIADAIHTAIVSEYGIPERDRFQVITEHPAQQIIAQDAGLGFERTEGVVIIQVFTQRGRSDEAKQGLYRAVHDRLTEAGVASEDVFIGYVENGPQDWSFGFGRAQYVTGELGVPSAS; encoded by the coding sequence ATGCCGCTCGTCCGTATCGACCTCGCCACCGGCCGCACCCCCGAGCAGGTCCGCGCGATCGCCGACGCGATCCACACCGCCATCGTCTCGGAGTACGGCATCCCGGAGCGCGACCGCTTCCAGGTGATCACCGAGCACCCGGCACAGCAGATCATCGCGCAGGACGCCGGCCTCGGCTTCGAGCGCACCGAGGGCGTCGTGATCATCCAGGTCTTCACGCAGCGCGGCCGCAGCGACGAGGCGAAGCAGGGCCTCTACCGTGCCGTGCACGACCGGCTCACCGAGGCCGGCGTCGCGAGCGAGGACGTCTTCATCGGCTACGTCGAGAACGGCCCGCAGGACTGGTCGTTCGGGTTCGGCCGCGCCCAGTACGTCACCGGCGAGCTCGGCGTCCCCTCCGCGAGCTGA
- a CDS encoding exonuclease domain-containing protein encodes MSEPRATIGPVPLNFTAIDFETANSSPASACSVGLVKVRGGRVVDRASWFIQPPTGHDAFLEWNTRIHGIVASDVVGAKGWAEQYADIVAFAEGDVLVAHNARFDMGVIAGGCSATGTELAEHHSLCSLQVARKTYALESYRLPMAARAAGYVGFQHHDAAADAEACAAIVVHAAGQHGCDTVEALGAATRVHIAPVRPRAEQPRATTQPRQPRLSNRPMIFAD; translated from the coding sequence ATGTCGGAACCCCGTGCGACGATCGGGCCCGTGCCGTTGAACTTCACCGCGATCGACTTCGAGACCGCGAACAGCTCGCCCGCCAGCGCCTGCTCCGTCGGACTCGTCAAGGTCCGCGGCGGCCGGGTCGTCGATCGGGCGTCGTGGTTCATCCAGCCGCCGACCGGGCACGACGCCTTCCTGGAGTGGAACACGCGCATCCACGGCATCGTCGCGTCGGACGTCGTCGGCGCGAAGGGCTGGGCGGAGCAGTACGCGGACATCGTGGCCTTCGCCGAGGGGGACGTCCTCGTCGCGCACAACGCCCGCTTCGACATGGGCGTGATCGCCGGCGGGTGCTCCGCCACGGGCACCGAGCTGGCCGAGCACCACTCGCTGTGCTCCCTGCAGGTGGCCCGCAAGACCTACGCGCTCGAGTCCTACCGCCTGCCGATGGCCGCCCGGGCAGCGGGGTACGTCGGTTTCCAGCACCACGACGCGGCCGCGGACGCCGAGGCCTGCGCCGCGATCGTCGTGCACGCCGCCGGCCAGCACGGGTGCGACACGGTCGAGGCGCTCGGGGCGGCGACGCGCGTGCACATCGCGCCGGTCCGACCGCGTGCCGAGCAGCCACGGGCGACGACGCAGCCGCGGCAGCCGCGCCTGTCGAACCGCCCGATGATCTTCGCCGACTGA
- a CDS encoding ribonuclease HepT family protein — MSDERFRPRPRDPHTADLNRWPAVRDGLLDLLAECSMIVDRGRSEFDEARSLTYRAAEAVVIHFDDLLGRLPDDRLAMLPADLSLAAVRRTRNILSHDDRRARKEIVWDVVEHRIPAVILAVVG; from the coding sequence GTGAGCGACGAACGGTTCCGTCCGCGTCCGCGAGATCCGCACACGGCGGACCTGAATCGCTGGCCCGCCGTCCGCGACGGCCTGTTGGACCTGCTCGCGGAGTGTTCCATGATCGTCGACCGCGGCCGCTCGGAGTTCGACGAAGCACGCAGCCTGACCTACCGCGCCGCCGAAGCCGTCGTCATCCACTTCGATGATCTGCTGGGACGCCTTCCGGACGACCGGCTCGCGATGCTCCCGGCAGATCTCTCGCTGGCAGCGGTGCGCCGGACTCGGAACATCTTGTCGCACGACGACCGACGCGCGAGGAAAGAGATCGTCTGGGACGTCGTGGAGCACCGAATCCCGGCCGTCATCCTGGCGGTCGTCGGCTGA
- a CDS encoding helix-turn-helix domain-containing protein → MRIDRAADLLRAAREDVGMSQSALASAAGMQQPTISAYESGRKQPRGETLARLLRAARVRPSIPLAVYADDILRAAERHHLTNVRVFGSAVRGQDHEDSDIDLLVSLTPDASLFDLGGFAHEVETITGFTTDLLTDDLDGDDAFRHVLDEAVPL, encoded by the coding sequence ATGCGCATCGATCGGGCCGCTGACCTCCTGCGTGCCGCGCGCGAGGACGTCGGCATGTCGCAGAGCGCGCTCGCCTCGGCTGCCGGGATGCAGCAGCCGACCATCTCCGCGTACGAGAGTGGCCGCAAGCAACCCCGCGGTGAGACGCTGGCACGACTGCTGCGCGCCGCCCGCGTCCGTCCGAGCATCCCGCTCGCGGTGTACGCGGACGACATCCTGCGCGCCGCTGAACGGCACCACCTCACGAACGTCCGCGTGTTCGGCTCTGCTGTGCGCGGTCAGGACCACGAGGACAGCGACATCGACCTGCTCGTGTCCCTGACCCCGGACGCCTCGTTGTTCGATCTCGGTGGGTTCGCCCACGAGGTCGAGACGATCACCGGATTCACGACCGACCTGCTCACCGACGACCTCGACGGTGACGACGCGTTCCGGCACGTGCTCGACGAGGCGGTGCCGTTGTGA
- a CDS encoding phage tail protein, whose translation MSYVVDFVTVSTAGLESSPHAEALAGLRANEARYFRNKYDHVFTTEPAAEVPELVEYVARILREERSIEISSPVLEATQFEVEGLRWTYVFHESGLSINVLYALEPGGKRAVGFKLSDGMDEPEELSAFKFARQRSKLAGTIRGSYFVIKNEY comes from the coding sequence ATGTCGTACGTCGTCGACTTCGTCACCGTCTCCACCGCGGGCCTGGAGTCCTCACCGCACGCCGAGGCCCTCGCCGGACTCCGGGCGAACGAGGCGCGGTACTTCCGGAACAAGTACGACCACGTGTTCACGACGGAGCCGGCGGCAGAGGTTCCCGAGCTCGTCGAGTACGTCGCCCGGATCCTGCGCGAGGAGCGGAGCATCGAGATCTCGTCGCCCGTGCTCGAGGCGACGCAGTTCGAGGTCGAGGGACTCCGGTGGACCTACGTGTTCCACGAGTCGGGCCTGTCGATCAACGTCCTCTACGCTCTCGAGCCCGGCGGGAAACGGGCGGTCGGCTTCAAGCTCTCCGACGGCATGGACGAGCCCGAGGAATTGAGCGCGTTCAAGTTCGCGCGGCAGCGGTCGAAGCTCGCCGGGACGATCCGCGGCTCGTACTTCGTCATCAAGAACGAGTACTGA
- a CDS encoding Gfo/Idh/MocA family protein, whose translation MTADTIGVGLVSVGWMGRLHSRAYRALPDHFPELGVQPRLVVAADPVEAARDQALERLGYERAVADWREVLADPEVDVVSICSPNFLHREVAVAAAEADKPFWIEKPMGRYASDSRQIHEAVQRAGVITSVGFNYRHAPAIQRARELVRSGRLGRITNVRGALLADYSSDPAAPLTWRFERERAGSGVLGDLLSHGLDLAQYVVGRIASVTALAETFIETRPRPGRGIVDRTAAATGEHGPVENEDYAALLFRFEDGAVGTMDSSRVMRGPHAEYALEVYGTKGSVRWDFQRLNELDVFLDGQEVAGYTTHLVAPGDGEFARFQPGAGTAMGYDDLKTIEAAQFVASVRRGEQLAPSVADGLAAASIVEAAEASLADGAWHDVARVDGPLTYRAATPVLETHREAD comes from the coding sequence CCGCGCCTACCGCGCCCTGCCCGACCACTTCCCAGAGCTCGGTGTGCAGCCGCGGCTCGTCGTCGCGGCGGATCCCGTCGAGGCCGCCCGCGACCAGGCGCTCGAGCGGCTGGGGTACGAGCGCGCGGTCGCCGACTGGCGCGAGGTCCTCGCCGACCCCGAGGTCGACGTGGTGTCGATCTGCTCGCCGAACTTCCTGCACCGCGAGGTGGCCGTCGCCGCGGCGGAGGCGGACAAGCCGTTCTGGATCGAGAAGCCGATGGGCCGGTACGCGAGCGACTCGCGGCAGATCCACGAGGCCGTCCAACGCGCGGGCGTGATCACGAGCGTCGGCTTCAACTACCGGCACGCCCCCGCGATCCAACGGGCCCGCGAGCTCGTCCGGAGCGGTCGGCTCGGACGGATCACGAACGTCCGCGGGGCGCTCCTCGCCGACTACTCGTCCGACCCCGCAGCGCCGCTCACCTGGCGCTTCGAGCGTGAACGGGCCGGCTCCGGGGTCCTCGGCGACCTGCTGTCGCACGGCCTCGACCTGGCGCAGTACGTCGTCGGTCGGATCGCGAGCGTGACCGCCCTCGCCGAGACGTTCATCGAGACCCGTCCGCGCCCCGGGCGGGGGATCGTGGACCGGACGGCGGCGGCGACGGGTGAGCACGGCCCGGTCGAGAACGAGGACTACGCCGCCCTGCTGTTCCGCTTCGAGGACGGCGCGGTCGGCACGATGGACTCGAGCCGGGTGATGCGCGGGCCGCACGCCGAGTACGCGCTCGAGGTGTACGGGACGAAGGGGTCCGTCCGCTGGGACTTCCAACGCCTGAACGAACTCGACGTCTTCCTCGACGGACAAGAGGTGGCGGGCTACACGACGCACCTCGTCGCTCCGGGGGACGGCGAGTTCGCCCGCTTCCAGCCGGGCGCCGGGACCGCGATGGGGTACGACGACCTCAAGACGATCGAGGCCGCGCAGTTCGTCGCGAGCGTCCGCCGCGGGGAGCAGCTCGCACCGTCGGTCGCCGACGGCCTGGCGGCCGCGTCGATCGTGGAGGCGGCGGAGGCCTCGCTCGCCGACGGGGCGTGGCACGACGTGGCGCGCGTCGACGGGCCGCTCACCTACCGGGCGGCGACACCGGTGCTGGAGACGCACCGAGAAGCGGACTGA